One Elaeis guineensis isolate ETL-2024a chromosome 10, EG11, whole genome shotgun sequence genomic window carries:
- the LOC105052833 gene encoding plant UBX domain-containing protein 4 — MESRSTAEETSLVETFISITSATPEEARFFLESHNWLLDSAIHSFYDTSPSSPFDPHPTQPRAGEGGGGDDEGGADGDDDDDEDYVPENDVPPPVAVPVVRSTGSRGEKRPAAKASGSRSTIRTLADLNRRSSPGSDSDSDGPQEYYTGGEKSGMLVQDPSKGGQDVDAIFEQARRMGAMQGPFEPQPASSSRSFTGTGRLLSGETVPSSPQQPQNVVHTIYFWTNGFTVNDGPLRRFDDPENASFLESIRKSECPKELEPADKRTSVHVNLVRREEKYPEPARRLTAFQGVGRTLGSASSNDSVSEPAVAAPTPSSVPSPSAGLSVDASLPSTSVQLRLVDGTRMVARFNTHHTIGDIRAFIDASRPGAARNYQLQTVGFPPKQLTDDTKTIEEAGLANSVVIQKF, encoded by the exons ATGGAGAGCCGCAGCACCGCGGAGGAGACGTCTCTGGTGGAGACGTTCATCAGCATCACCTCCGCCACGCCGGAGGAAGCGCGCTTCTTCCTGGAGAGCCACAATTGGCTCCTCGACTCCGCCATCCACTCCTTCTATGACACCTCCCCTTCCTCCCCCTTCGATCCCCACCCCACTCAACCCCGCGCCGGCGAAGGCGGCGGAGGCGACGACGAAGGCGGTGCCGACGGCGATGATGACGACGATGAAGATTATGTGCCGGAGAACGACGTTCCGCCGCCGGTTGCCGTTCCGGTCGTCCGTTCGACGGGGTCGCGGGGGGAGAAGAGGCCGGCGGCGAAGGCCTCCGGGAGCCGGTCGACCATCCGTACCCTCGCGGATCTTAACCGACGGTCTAGTCCCGGATCTGACAGCGATTCTGATGGGCCGCAGGAGTACTATACCGGCGGCGAGAAAAG TGGAATGCTTGTTCAAGATCCTTCGAAAGGTGGTCAGGATGTAGATGCAATATTTGAGCAAGCCAGGCGGATGGGAGCCATGCAGGGGCCTTTTGAGCCTCAACCGGCTTCAAGCTCAAGAAGTTTTACTGGGACAGGTAGACTACTATCAGGTGAAACAGTACCATCTTCTCCTCAACAGCCTCAGAATGTCGTTCATACTATCTATTTCTGGACCAACGGATTCACTGTAAATGATGGTCCACTGAGGAGATTTGATGATCCTGAGAATGCATCCTTTCTAGAG AGCATCAGGAAGTCTGAATGCCCTAAAGAGCTTGAACCAGCAGATAAGAGGACATCAGTTCATGTCAATCTTGTAAGGAGGGAAGAAAAGTATCCT GAACCTGCGAGACGTCTTACTGCATTTCAAGGTGTAGGAAGAACTCTAGGCAGTGCATCTTCAAATGATTCAGTCTCTGAGCCTGCCGTTGCTGCTCCTACTCCCAGTTCTGTTCCTTCCCCATCTGCTGGCCTTTCAGTTGATGCTTCTTTGCCATCTACCTCTGTTCAGCTAAGGTTGGTGGATGGGACTCGTATGGTTGCCCGTTTCAATACTCACCATACAATTGGTGATATTCGGGCATTCATTGATGCATCAAGGCCTGGGGCAGCAAGAAACTACCAGCTACAGACTGTTGGTTTTCCGCCCAAGCAGCTTACTGATGATACCAAGACAATTGAGGAAGCAGGGCTCGCCAATTCAGTTGTCATTCAAAAATTCTAA